DNA sequence from the Streptomyces sp. MST-110588 genome:
TCCCGGATCTCCAGACCGTAGTTCTTGACCTCGGCCGGGAGGTCGTCGTAGGTGAGGACCGCGTGGACACCGGCCTGGGCGAGCGCCTCGGAGGTGTCGATGGAGGTGATCTCGGCGTGGGCGTGCGGGCTGCGCAGGGTGAAGCCCCAGAGCATGTCCTCGTGCCACAGGTCCGAGGAGTAGGCGAACTCGCCGGTGACCTTGAGCGTGCCGTCGGGGCGCAGCGTGGACGCGCCGATGCCGGCTCCGGTCCGGCCGCCCTGGGTGAGGCTGGTGGGGGTGCGGGTGACTTTCGGGCGGGTGGACTTCTGGCCGGTGACTTCTGAGCGAGTGGCTTCGGAGCGGGTGGCTTCCGAGCGGCTGGTTCCCATGGCGGGTCAGGCCCCCTGTCCGGCGGTACGGGTCGTGCCGCGGGCGGCGGCCAGCCGTACCGCGTCCAGGATCTTCTCGTAGCCCGTGCAGCGGCACAGGTTGCCCGACAGGGCCTCGCGGATGTCGGCGTCGGAGGGGTCGGCGTTGCGCTCCAGCAGTTCGTCGGCGGCGACCAGCAGGCCCGGCGTGCAGAATCCGCACTGGACGGCGCCCGCGTCGATGAACGCCTGCTGGACGGGGGCGAGTTCGGCGGCCTCGACGGTGCGTCCGCCGGCGGTCCGTCCGTCGGTGGTCCGTCCGTCGGTGGGCCGTCCGTCGGTGGGCCGGGCCCGCCAGGTACGGGCCGCGTCCAGGCCGGTGCCGCCGGACGTCCCCTCGGCGCGCCGCCTGGCGTGGTCCGCCAGGCCCTCGACGGTGACGATCTCGCGCCCCTCGGCCTGGCCGGCCGCCACCAGGCAGGCACACACCGGCACCCCGTCCAGCCGCACCGTGCAGGAACCGCATTCGCCCTGTTCACAGGCGTTCTTCGAGCCCGGAAGGCCCAGCCGCTCACGCAGCACGTACAGCAGGCTCTCGCCTTCCCATACGTCGTCGGCCTGCTGCGCGCGGCCGTTGACGGTGAAGTTCACGCGCATTGTGTGCCTCCCTTGGTGCCGTGGGCGTTGCCGCGGTAGGACTCCCAGGTCCAGCCGAGGGTGCGGCGGGCCATGACCCCCACCGCGTGCCGGCGGTACGCGGCGCTGCCGCGCACGTCGTCGATCGGATTGCAGGCACCGGCGGCGAGCTGCGCGAACTGCCGGGCGACGGACGGCGGGACGGGCTTGCCCGACTCCCACAGGCCGCCCTCCTCCAGCGCCGCCGCGAGGAACTCCTCGGCCGCTTCGGCCCGTACGGGCGTGGGCGCGGCCGAGCCGATACCGGTCCGTACGGTCCTGGTCCGCGGGTGCAGCGCCAGGCCGAACGCGCACACCGCGATGACCATGGCGTTGCGCGTGCCGACCTTGGAGAACTGCTGCGGGCCGTCCGCCTTGGGTATGTGGACGGCGCGGATCAGCTCGTCCGGCTCCAGCGCGTTGCGTTTGACCCCCAGGTAGAAGTCGTCGATCGGGATCATGCGCCGGCCGCGTACGGACTCGGCCTCGACCAGGCAGCCGGCGGCCAGCAGCGCGGGGTGGGCGTCCCCGGCCGGGGAGGCGGTGCCCAGGTTGCCGCCGACGCCGCCGCGGTTGCGGATCTGCGGCGAGGCCACGGTGTGCGAGGCGAGCGCCAGGCCCGGCAGCTCGGTCCGCAGATGCTCCATGATCTGCGTGTACGGAACGGACGCGCCCAGGCGTACGGTCTCCTCGCCCACCTCCCACTCGCGCAGATCGGCGATGCGGTTGAGGTCCATCAGGCAGTCGGGGCGGCGGTGATCGAAGTTGATCTCGACCATCACGTCCGTTCCGCCCGCGATCGGCACGGCGGTGGGGTGCTCGGCCTTCGCGGCGAGCGCCTCCTCCCAGCGTGCGGGGCGAAGGAAGTCCATGACGCGGCTCTCTTCCTGAAAGCAATGAACGCCGAAAACACTGAAAACACTGAAAACGCTGAAACGCTGAAAACGCTGAGCGATGGACACCGACGTATGCCGGCGCATGCCGTCGGAAAGCGACGAAAAACGACGGATAACGCCGGAAAACACCGCATGTGACGAGGGCGGTCGGCCCTGCGCGTCGAGGGCCGCCGGGCCTGGTGCGGCGGTGGCCGGTCCTCCGGGAACCGGGGCCGTTCGGCCCCTCGCCCCCGTCGAGCTGTTCCTGTCTTGTTCACGCTGTTACGCCCAGTGAACGCGCCCCGGGCCCGCCCGGTGCAGTCACCGAAACCATGAAGCGGTTGGCTGGCCAGGCCACACGTCTTGTAGATTCGAACGAAAAGCGGGGCTCAGAAACCTCGCGGAATTTCACCGGCAACACGAGACAGACAAGATCGGCGGGCGAGGTCATGCGGCTCCGCACACTCCTGGACACCGACTCCCTGGGCCTGCGCCTGCTGGGCGGCGAGGACGAGCTGGACCGTGCGGTACGGGGCGTGATGACCACGGACCTGCGCGACCCCAGCCGTTACCTGTCCGGCGGCGAACTGGTCCTGACGGGCCTGGCCTGGCGCCGCGAGCCGCAGGACTCCGAACGCTTCGTACGCATCCTGGCCTCGGCCGGGGTCGCGGGGCTCGCGGCGGGCGAGGCGGAGCTGGGCGCGATCCCGGACGATCTCGTACTGGCCTGCGCCCGCCACCGGCTGCCGCTGTTCTCCGTCGTGGAGGACGTCTCCTTCGCCTCGATCACCGAGTACGTCGTACGCCAGGTGTCCGGCGAGCGGGCCGGGGACCTGGCCGCCGTGGTGGACCGGCACCGCCGCCTGATGACCTCCGGCCCGGCCGGCGGCGGCCCCGAAGTCGTACTGGACCTGCTGGGCTCCGACCTGGACCTGCGCGCCTGGGTGCTCTCGCCCACCGGCCGGCGGATCGCCGGCTCCGCCCCGGCCGGCGCCGGACCCGAGCTGCCGGCCGAGGTGGGCGTCCGGCTGGCGGGCGAGCACCTGGCCGCTTCCCGTACGGGCCGCCGCGGCCCGCACCGCGTCACCCTGCCCACCGGCACCTACTCCCTCTTCCCGATCCGCAGCAGCGGCCGGGACCTGCGCGAGACCGTGCTCTCGGACTGGCTGCTGGCCGTCGAGGCGGACGCCGGCGACTGGCCCGAGGAGCGGCTGGACCTGCTGCACGGCGTCACCCAGCTCATCGCCGTGGAACGCGACCGGCGGGATGCCGCCCGTACGGTGCGCAGGCGGCTCGCCCAGGAGGTCCTGGAGCTGGTCCAGGCGGGCGCGGCACCGGCCGAGATCGCCGCCCGGCTGCGGGTGGCCGCGCCCGTGCTGCTGCCCGGCCTCGGCACGGCGCCGCACTGGCAGGTCGTGGTGGCCCGCGTCGAGTGGGAGGGCGGGGAGGCGGCCGGCGGGGAGCTGGCCGGCGGTGCGGTGGCCCAGACGCTCCTGGAAGAGGTACTGGTCGACCCGGGCGCCTTCGGGCCCGAGCCCTCGGACCGCATCGCCGTCGCCCACACCGGTGACGAGGCGGTCGCGCTGGTCCCGCTGCCGGCCGTACCGGACGACCGGGACCCGCTGTCCGCCGGGCTGCGCGCCGAGCGCCTGCTCGCCGTCGTCCGGGAGCCGCTGACCCGCGGCCTGGACGACGACGGCCGGCTGACCCTCGGCGTCAGCGCGACCGTCCACTCCGCGGAGGGCCTGCGCGGCGCCCTGGAGGAGGCCCGGCATGCCCGCCGGGTCGCCGCCGCCCGCCCCGGCCGGGTCTGCGCCGCCGGCCACGAGGAACTCGCCTCGCACGTCCTGCTCCTGCCCTTCGTCCCCGACGACGTACGCCGCGCCTTCACCGCCCGCCTTCTGGACCCGCTGCGCGACTACGACCGCCGCCACCGCGCGGAGCTGATCCCCACCCTGGAGGCGTTCTTGGACTGCGACGGCTCCTGGACCCGCTGCGCCACCCGCCTCCACCTCCACGTCAACACCCTCCGCTACCGCGTCGGCCGCATCGAGCAGCTCACCGGCCGCGACCTGTCCCGCCTGGAGGACAAACTCGACTTCTTCCTCGCCCTGCGGATGAGCTGAGCGCTCACGCCCCCGCCCGGGGAACGCGAAGAGACCGGTGCGGCGGTCCGCGTTGCTCCGATCGGGCGAACTGTCGCGCGGTCATGGTGGCGCGCGATGGCCGAATCGCGCCCAACCCGAGCCTGCGAGCAGGCAATTGACGGGTGCTCCGGGGGCCGGTGC
Encoded proteins:
- a CDS encoding PucR family transcriptional regulator ligand-binding domain-containing protein, with the translated sequence MRLRTLLDTDSLGLRLLGGEDELDRAVRGVMTTDLRDPSRYLSGGELVLTGLAWRREPQDSERFVRILASAGVAGLAAGEAELGAIPDDLVLACARHRLPLFSVVEDVSFASITEYVVRQVSGERAGDLAAVVDRHRRLMTSGPAGGGPEVVLDLLGSDLDLRAWVLSPTGRRIAGSAPAGAGPELPAEVGVRLAGEHLAASRTGRRGPHRVTLPTGTYSLFPIRSSGRDLRETVLSDWLLAVEADAGDWPEERLDLLHGVTQLIAVERDRRDAARTVRRRLAQEVLELVQAGAAPAEIAARLRVAAPVLLPGLGTAPHWQVVVARVEWEGGEAAGGELAGGAVAQTLLEEVLVDPGAFGPEPSDRIAVAHTGDEAVALVPLPAVPDDRDPLSAGLRAERLLAVVREPLTRGLDDDGRLTLGVSATVHSAEGLRGALEEARHARRVAAARPGRVCAAGHEELASHVLLLPFVPDDVRRAFTARLLDPLRDYDRRHRAELIPTLEAFLDCDGSWTRCATRLHLHVNTLRYRVGRIEQLTGRDLSRLEDKLDFFLALRMS
- a CDS encoding (2Fe-2S)-binding protein, whose amino-acid sequence is MRVNFTVNGRAQQADDVWEGESLLYVLRERLGLPGSKNACEQGECGSCTVRLDGVPVCACLVAAGQAEGREIVTVEGLADHARRRAEGTSGGTGLDAARTWRARPTDGRPTDGRTTDGRTAGGRTVEAAELAPVQQAFIDAGAVQCGFCTPGLLVAADELLERNADPSDADIREALSGNLCRCTGYEKILDAVRLAAARGTTRTAGQGA
- a CDS encoding FAD binding domain-containing protein translates to MDFLRPARWEEALAAKAEHPTAVPIAGGTDVMVEINFDHRRPDCLMDLNRIADLREWEVGEETVRLGASVPYTQIMEHLRTELPGLALASHTVASPQIRNRGGVGGNLGTASPAGDAHPALLAAGCLVEAESVRGRRMIPIDDFYLGVKRNALEPDELIRAVHIPKADGPQQFSKVGTRNAMVIAVCAFGLALHPRTRTVRTGIGSAAPTPVRAEAAEEFLAAALEEGGLWESGKPVPPSVARQFAQLAAGACNPIDDVRGSAAYRRHAVGVMARRTLGWTWESYRGNAHGTKGGTQCA